In Platichthys flesus chromosome 6, fPlaFle2.1, whole genome shotgun sequence, the genomic stretch TGTCATCTCTCACATGCTGAAATTTACATCTGTTGCCAAAACTACAGTGACGGCCTTGAGAGAAGAATCGGCACAGCGGCTGGGTGCGTTGAACTGGTTCGGATTCAGTTACAGTTCCTTCCTCACAACTCTCCATTTTTACAAAGACCTGAATAAAGGAATTATCAGCCACACTGATTACTGAAATGCAATTACTTCTTCTGTTAATACACAAATACGAAGGAGCATTGTTGTGTTGAAATAGGCAAGGACCTCCACAAAATACACCTAAAATGCAGAAAGGGGGAGTATCTGATGCCCCCATGAAGTTAAATCTGAAGACCTGAGGTAAGGGGCTAAGCCAAGTTAAACTATATTTGAAGTGGGCTGTGTACAAGggtgtccacaaacatttgccCATGTAGCCTGTTAGCATAACATAATCACAGTCAAACATTAGCTGCCTTACTTAGCTAGTTACACTTCAAGTCGATTGTCGAGGGGGACGATCTTACCACTGTTAGTGTTGAAAGAAATGACGTTACCTAAAAGACACGCAAGGGTCCAGGCAAAGGTTTAAACCGTGgggaaataaaagcataaaTTGAATGGTTTGACGTCGAGCTGTCAGCTGAATGTTTACGTGCTGCACGTAACGTAAACATGCGTGGAAAGCGTAACGGTGTTGCGtaattacgtttttttttttttctcacccaAGATAAGCGAAGACCCGCCTGTACCTTGTCTACGATTGGCTTCTGACCAGTTATTGCGCCTCTTGCCCAAATCTGAGCCAATCCGAGCTGAAGGCGGGTCTTCATTTGCCTCGGGTGGagagtgtgaaaatgaaaaaatacgTCAGCGCCCTCTACAGTCTGGAGGGTCACTTTTCACTTTGAACTCAGCAGCTGAGAAAACAGTTTCCTTCTTATCCatacactgtaaataaatagTTACTTATCACACTATCTTGATTGGCAGGTGGAGTTTGCCACATTTAACGACTAGTCATACATGTTCAAAAGTTCAAAAGTTCGTCCCTGACCTGTGAAAACAATTACACAAGAAATGATACACAACAATTCTGTAATAATCTAACGATATTTTCtgtaatttaacatattttggGCGTGGCATTTGAATTTTCAGAGGACTTTGGAACGTTCTAAATTATTCTGAGTTCTTTGATTTCAAATGAGTTGTATGATTGAGCAGCTGAGTTTTCCTGCAAGATagtgtcaaataaaataaacaccgGTTGGGTCCATCCATAGTTCATCAGTATAACTGCTTAGATCTTTGGATGAGATGCTTGGGAAACGTTTCTTTGCTGCAGCCTGTGTGGTACAGTCTGAGGCTCAACTACAGAGGTTATTTGAGATCTCGCCTCTTCCCCATTGTTCTGACTGTGTCTTCCTACTTCATCTTGTGCCTTCCTTTCCTCGTTTGTGTCATCATGGGGAACCGGTGGGCCTGGGTCCAGCAGTTCAAGATCCAGCCCAGCCGACGGCCAAACGCCTCCACATTGCTGCACTGTGCTGGTGTCACTTTGTACAACCATGTGTTCCTAGTGCTTCCGGCATCAGTGGCCGAGTGGGCATGGAGGCCACCCATTGACCTCCCGGACCAGGCTCCGTTCCTGATTGAGCTGACAGCTGGAGTGATCGGCAGCCTCCTGCTCTTTGACTTCCAGTACTTCATCTGGCACCTGCTCCACCACAGAATCCGCTGGCTGTACATCACCTTCCACGCCATGCACCATAATTACACGTCCCCTTTTGCTCCCGCCAATCAGTGTCTCGGCGGTTGGGAGCTGATCACGGTCGACTTTTGGACAACCGTGAACCCTGTGATCCTGCGATGCCACCTTCTTACCACATGGGCTTTCATGGTGGTGCACGTCTACGTCTCTATAGAGGATCACTGTGGCTATGATATCCCCTGGTCGACATCGCGTCTGATACCATTTGGCATCTACGGGGGGCCCAGCAAGAATGACGTGCACCACAAGAAACCAAACACCAATTTTGCACCACACTTCTTCCACTTGGACCAAATATTTGGCACATATGCTGATGTCAGCTTCTCTTCatctataaaataaaagactaatACACATAGAGATCTGGGTTtttaatgtgtctgtttgttaggGTTAAAATTATCAGGATTATTATGAAtctacatttttaatttttccttGTTAATGGAGGCATTGTTGTGTATTACCTGTAATGATTTCCTGTAAATTGTATGATAATGTGATGATGATCATATCtcaaaaaactattatttaaagtgtgtgcataatctaaatgaaacaaaaccgTGTCTATAGTCCAGTGTGTCTGGTTTCTCTACATTGAAAGTGATCCCAAGCTTTGGACTTGGCTTGATCTTCTACATTTTTGTAATCCATCCCTTCAAGTCCTCACTCTTCCCAGTCTCACGTTTTCACATTTCAGTTCACTTAGTTTAATTTTATaacgtttgtttgtgttgttgtgttttttccgtATTATAAAATAAACTAGATAACGTTTTGTGAAGGGGTAGAGCATGAACAAAGGAAGGTTTGGGGTGTGGATCTGGACTAGGGGGCGACTTGAGGAATTCTAAGgccctttctttaacattgtaaaCATGTTCATTGATTTTTctaagagaataattcatggattttgtatttgtgtattcaACCAAGACTTAAAAGTGTGCATACATTACTATAAAGGCTAATTTAATGAGCAATGTGTCTGGATTTTTAGGTTTTAACTCCTATTGAAACTAGTATTGCTATTGTTTGTTTAGATTGAGGTTCTATTGATTCATTGTTGTATTGAATTTATTAGCTGCTGTATAGATTTAGATTGTATAGATTGTAGATTGTATAGATTTCAGTGTTCTATTTCATTGCTGCTCATCGGGACCTCAGCACCTAGTTCCGTTCCCTCTGATGTCCCCCATGTTTTGGAATGACAACAAATCTTATAGAATCTTGACTCTTATTGTAACACATATTGTAACACCAGTAATCCCAGACTGCTATCAATACTCTCACTTGTTTTATCTATGAGGGACAGGTAAAACTCAGATTAAATGTCCCATTACTAGATGCTAGCAAAGCGCTCCTACTTCCATTTTGACTGAAttcaacataattttttttaattcattttttttactattatttaGCTGTATGAATCACTTATAAAACCCAGAGAGTGGCTAGAATACAAGATGCACACAGACAATTGTGTGAGGATGGTGAAATACTGAGTAAAGGTAGGTGTGAGGGGAGTGTTTCTTGTtctgttggtggcgctgtttTGTCACAGAGAGTTGGGACATGGagtgagttagtgtgtgtgtagtgtagaCATGTTTGAGTAGGACAACCTGCACAACTTTCCAACACGTACAGCTTCGAACCCCCGGCGCTGAAGATGGGACAGTGCGGCATCACGTCCTCAAAGACGGTGCTCGTGTTTCTCAACCTCATTTTCTGGGTGAGTCTGCGAGTTTCTCACTGTTTTCAATGTGCGTCACAGCCGCAGCAGCTAGCTAcattaagctaagctaagctaagctaggtGTCCTGTCAGTTGCTAGCCTAGCTGAGGCTAGCTCTGTTTGAAGGGAGGAGTGATACAAGTTTGAGAGTGCAGTCATTCAGAGAAGACATGTCGGCTCAAGTTGTTCTTCGCTAACAGCTCCGTTCAGTGAGGCAACTGTCATGTCCGAGTCGAGAGGAAGGGACATCTTCTCACTGTCACACCTCCGCTATGAGGAGCAGGTCGGAGTCAATGCACCAAACAACAGAGACACCACACGAAGCAGCTACACAGCGATGCTAAGCTAACTCCACGTCAACACATGATGTCAACAAATGCATCATTTCACTTTccaggaggcggaggaggaaaaGCTAATAGGCATGTTCTGAAATATGAGACTCTGTCCCAGAGCAGGCTCACACTGCAGCTACTGAGTCATTTGCACAAGACTgaacaacacattcatttttaactAACACACAGCTGCAAAGTGTATAACAGAGTTGTGTCAAAGTGCTCATTCTAcagttcaatttttttttttcaaaatggaaaaacataGTTCAATGTGAAAACAAGCTCAAGTTACCTGTGAGGGTAACAACTAAAGTCATGGAGCCATGACAGCAATAGATATGAGTTAGTAACTATGTAAATAGATTCCTTAAACAAACAGGTACAATGTAGAGGGGATGTAGGGTTTCTCTTGATTTAATTCAAACGTAAAGTATAGAGGAGCGTTAAAGGCAGCTGAAAACAAAGAGTAACTAATGAGCAGCCAAGTGTATTGTGTATATTAttatcatagac encodes the following:
- the ch25hl1.2 gene encoding cholesterol 25-hydroxylase-like protein 1, member 2 translates to MGNRWAWVQQFKIQPSRRPNASTLLHCAGVTLYNHVFLVLPASVAEWAWRPPIDLPDQAPFLIELTAGVIGSLLLFDFQYFIWHLLHHRIRWLYITFHAMHHNYTSPFAPANQCLGGWELITVDFWTTVNPVILRCHLLTTWAFMVVHVYVSIEDHCGYDIPWSTSRLIPFGIYGGPSKNDVHHKKPNTNFAPHFFHLDQIFGTYADVSFSSSIK